CAAAGTAAAAAAGAATACCTAAAGTCAAAAGTGCAAGCAGAACCAGGGTAGAAGAAAGGCCGTCTACACCATCTGTACAGTTAGTTGTATTAATTGAAGCCCAGAGAATTATTGTACAAATCACAATATAAACGATTGGATTAACAGCAACTTCATTAGCCAGGAAAGGAAGCCAGAAGCGTACGATTCCATCTGGAGAAATCTGCTTAAAAGAAAAATAAAGAATAAAGGCAGTAGCAACACTGATAATCAGATCAAGTGCACCTTTAAGATATTCACCCCAGCTTGTTGTACTGCGGTCATCAAGGTAACCTGTAAGCATTGTAATCCATGTGATGATTACAATTGAAGCACGAGTCCAGTTCATTGGACAGATAAGGAAACTGATTATAACGAAAATTGAAATGAAAACAACACCGGCTCCGGTTGGCTTTCCTTTAGCCGCTTCTGCATTATCTTTAAGTGTAAATTCACGGCCGCGGTCATGAGGAAGAACATTGTAGAATTTTGGAATCAGTTTGTACGCAAGAAAAAATCCAAGATAAAGTGCTACAGTAATAAGTACAGCATAAGATGTAAGGAGTCGTGCAGGACCCCAGTAATTTTGTAGTAACATACCAAGATGATAAAGCATATAAAAACCTCTGTATTAGAATGAAAGATGTGTCATACCGGTAAAAACCATAACAACACCGTGCTCGTTACAATAATCAATAAACTCTTCATCGGAAGCAGTTCCGCCTGTCTGAAGAATAGCTTTTACTCCGCTATCAATCAGCTTTTTAGTTGTTTCACAGAATGGAATTGCTCCATCACAAACAAGAATTTCTCCGATATTACTTGTATCAATTTCCTTGCTGATTTCAGACTGGTCTCCGACAATTCCACTTGCTCTTTCTGAGAATTTTATTGCTTCGTACAATACACCGTCAATCGCTCGTTTTTCTGATGTACAGCCCTGAGAAATTCCGCAGATAGAATTCTGTTTAAGGAGAACTGCAGAATAAGAACGGGCACCC
The Treponema bryantii DNA segment above includes these coding regions:
- a CDS encoding phospho-N-acetylmuramoyl-pentapeptide-transferase → MLYHLGMLLQNYWGPARLLTSYAVLITVALYLGFFLAYKLIPKFYNVLPHDRGREFTLKDNAEAAKGKPTGAGVVFISIFVIISFLICPMNWTRASIVIITWITMLTGYLDDRSTTSWGEYLKGALDLIISVATAFILYFSFKQISPDGIVRFWLPFLANEVAVNPIVYIVICTIILWASINTTNCTDGVDGLSSTLVLLALLTLGILFYFVLGHKDIAAYLLIQHLPSGANWAVLLLAMTGVVMGYLWHNAFPSKCLMGDAGSRALGYFIGVGVMISGNPFVILATSSIIMINGGMGLLKVFLLRFFKIKIFENIRFPLHDHMRKNRGWSPTQVLLKFMILQLLITCAIMGIFLKVR